Sequence from the Deltaproteobacteria bacterium HGW-Deltaproteobacteria-2 genome:
GCAAGCGCTGCGACTTCTGCCAGAGTATCGAAGATGAAAACAAATTCTTTCTTCTCGAGGAATGGGATACTCAGGAACACCTTAGTTTTCACATGAAGTCGGATAATTTTAAGGTTATCCGGGGAGCGATGAACCTTCTCCAGGAACCTTATGAAGAGACATTCCACAACGTTTATCGCCCGGCGATGATGGAGAAGATTTAATGGATAAATTTCTTATTACGAAATGTCTTCGCTGCAGAGGTGCTGTGGCTTATGACAAATATTACGGTATCGATGGACAGTTTTGGGGATGGAAATGTTTGATATGTGGGGATATTATTGATCCGGTAATTTTGGCTAATCGGCAATTGACGAGAATGGATCAGGAAATGGAAGCCCAAGGGCAAGGGTATAATAAGACGGAAGGTAGAGAAGGCCTTGACGGTTTTTTTCTAATATCTGTACCGGACTATGGAAAAGAGGTAAAAAAAGGTACAAAAGAAAAGGTTCGGGAAAATGTCTTAAGGAGATCAAAAGTAGATTGAACTTGATGGATGAATTTTATCTCAGAAAGGAGCCAAACGTGTCTTCGGCGGCCATATTAATGATTCTTTTGATTCTTTGGTATCTGGGATTGCTTACTGGATACACGATGGGCGGAGGTATTCATGTACTGCTGGTCATTGCCATAACCGTATTAGTGGCACGCCTTATTCAGGAGAAGAAATATTATAACGATTTAAACCGTTGTCGGAGAAGGTGAGATATTTAAAAAGGAGGAACACCATGAAATTGAGCAGTAAGGATAGTGTCCCAATGTTGAATTGTTTTGTCGCCATCTATCTCATTGTAATTGGCGTTCTCGCATTGATTCGCTGATTGGCTTGCGAATCTTATATTGGACGGGAATTATTATTGGAAACAAGATAGCCCGGAAATTAAATTGAAAAACTAAAGGAGAATAATATCATGAAATCAAGCAGAAGGGACAAGACAGAAGGCAAGTTTCACCAAATGAAAGGTAAAGCCAAGCAGGTTGCAGGACAAATAAGCGATAATCCAAAATTGGAAGCTGAAGGCGCCGTTGAAAAGATAGCCGGCAAGATTCAGGAAAAGAGAGGTCAAGTCAAGAAAGTTTTTGGGAAGTAGTGACAACGGGCATGACATTTTTGAAATAGAAGAGTTCAAAAAAGCATTAACAACAATAAAAGGAGAACGTATCAATGAAAACAATTTATAGACGGGTAGTAATGATTGTGGCTGTTATCGCTCTGCTGGCGCTCAGCATGCCTGTGCAGGCATCCCAGATGGATGAACGCATAGAATCATCTGCCAAAAATTCGTATGTATTCAGGACCTACCTGCATAATGATGATATTGATATACTGTCCGATGATGGCGCTGTGAGTTTAACGGGAACTGTCTCCGAAGAATCCCACAAATCATTGGCCGAGGAAACTGTAGCAGACCTCCCCGGTGTTAAGAGCGTGGACAACAAGCTGGAAGTCAAAGGCGAAAGCCCCGCTGAGTTTTCGGATGCGTGGATCACTTCTAAAGTAAAAACCATGTTCCTGTTTCATAAGAACGTGAGTGCCATGACGGAGGTGAGCACAAAAGACGGAATCGTTACTTTACGGGGCAAAGCTGCCAATGAGGCACAAAAGGAATTGACGACTGAATATGCCAGGGATGTCGAAGGAGTTAAGGGCATAAATAATGAGATGACCGTGACAAAGATCGCAAAGAAGCGAACATTAGGCGAAAAGATAGATGATGCTTCCATCACAGCACAGGTCAAGAGTACGTTGCTCTATCACCGTTCGACCAGTGCGCTGAATACCAAGGTCAAGACGAGACGTGGTGTGGTCACATTGTATGGCAAGGCGAAAAGCGGAGCTGAAAAGAATCTGGCCACGAAATTCGCCAACGATGTAAACGGTGTGAAGAGTGTCAATAACCGGATGACCATCGAGTAGTTCAAGTTTGAAAAACAAAGATATTTCATCTCCCCTGTCGGCCGGTGCGAGGGTCGCAAGCCGGCGGGGGGATGAACAATCAGAAAGGAGAATGTTATGTTGTGGACAATCGCGGTGATACTGATAATTTTGTGGGCACTCGGGTTGGTGTCGGGCTATGCGATAGGTAATTTTATTCATGTCCTGCTGGTAATTGCCATTATCGTTATACTGGTGCAAGTCATTCAGGGGCGTAGAGTTACATAAATGATTTTCTAATTTAAAAGTGCCCGGTTAGTTCTATTAACGTTGCAATCTAAAACAGGAGAAGAAAAATGAAGAACGCTATTTCATTGACGGTACTTATGGTTTTTATATTAGCCTTGTTTTCGGGCTGTGTCACTATGCCTCAAACATGGCCGGATAATCAAAGAAGTGCGGAGAACAAGATGGTTATAATCCAGGAAAAAATTGGGGATGGGCTGAAAACCGGCGCGCTTACTCCTGATCAGTCACAGATGTTTCTGACGACATTGAAGGGTATTCGAACAGATTATGAGGCTCTGAGAGATAAAGTGGTATCACGGGACGAATGGGACAGCCTTCATGGAAGGCTTGATGTGCTGGGAGATGAAATAAACAGGGCGCTTGGCCGGTACGCGAGACCTGAATCACCAAGGAACGGGGATAGGATTGTCACACTCCAGGGAAGAATTGATGATGGAAGAATCAACGGGCGCTTTCCTCTGACAGAGGGGCGAGAATTTCAATCCAGACTGGACGCTATTCGTAGTGATTATTTGCGGATGACAGAAGGAGGCAGATACGCTTCGGGCGACGAGAGAACAGACATTTCCCGTCGGCTTGACTCACTGGAAACGGATATAAACCGGTTCCGCTAGAAACTGTATAACCACTGCTGGCTGGCGCGAAGTGCTCAAGTCGGCAGTGGTTATAAAGCCATACGGGATGACAACAGAAAGGGGGAATGAAATGAAAACATACACATTGATAGGAATCATACTTATTGTGATCGGAATCATCGCGTTGGCATATCAGGGCATAACCTATACGACGAGGGAGAAGGTTGTCGATATCGGTCCCATCCAGATTAATGCCGATAAAACGAAAACGATTCCGCTGCCGCCGATCCTGGGTGGTATTGCGCTCGTGGGCGGCATTGTGCTGTTGGTTGCGGGAGGTAAGAAAAGCTGACGCGAAACAAAACGGGGATATGTATCAGGAGGCTATAAAATGAAAAAGTTACTTTTGGGAACATTGCTTTTGGCGTTGATCTTTGTATTACCTGTTCCAGCGATGGCAAGGGTGGATGTAAGCGTTGGCATTTCTCTGCCGCCCATCGTATTTGCTGCACCACCGGCGTTGATAGTGCTGCCTGGAACGTATGTCTACGTCGTCCCTGATTACGACGAGGACATCTTTTTCTACGGTGGCTGGTGGTGGCGTCCGTGGCAAGGACGCTGGTATCGCTCGCATTACTACAATTCAGGTTGGGGTTACTACGATAGCGTTCCATCTTTTTATGGCTGGATACCATCGAGCTGGAGGAATGACTACAGGAATCATCGTTGGGAAGGACAACAATGGAACTACCAGCGAATACCTCACCAACAAGTTCAACAAAACTGGAAAGGCTGGGAAAGGAACAGACATTGGGAGAAACAAAATACCTGGGGTGTCCAGGGTTTTAAGCCCCAAACGCGATCACAACAGCCATCTCCAACGGTCCAACCAAAATCTCGAGTAAGACCGCAATCGCGGGATATGCAGCAACAACAATCTCAACCGGTTAAACGACAAGTTCGAGAGACGCAAACACGAGAGATCCAACAGCAGCAATCTAAGCCACAAACACGAGAGATCCGGCAGCAGCAATTGCCGCAAACACGACAGCTCCAGCAACAGCAATCACAACCAAAATCTCAGCCGGTTAAACGACAAGTTCGCAAGGCAGCCGAACCACAACAATCAAAACAGCAAGAGGGTAAACCTGAAAGAGGGCAGGGCGAAAAACAGGATAGAAAGTAGTATTACGGTCACCCTTCCTCTATCACCTATCGTGGAGGGAGTAACGCTCATGGGCGGTATCGTGCCGCTGGTTGCTGAAAGCGAGAAAGGATAATGAGAGACAAAACATTTTTGATGTATAGGAGACAATAAATGAAAAAGTTACTTTTTGGAATGGCGCTTTTAGCGTTGGTAATTGCAGTTCCCAGTCCAACAATGGCGATGGGCAGGGTCGATGTAGGTGTAAGCATTCCTTTGCCGCCACCCATAATGTTTCCGGGGCCGCCCCATCTGGTTGTAATACCGGAAACCTATGTTTACGTTGTTCCCGATGTGGATGTGGACGTCTTTTTCTATGGCGGCTGGTGGTGGCGTCCGTGGGAAGGGCGATGGTATCGTTCGCAGAACTATAA
This genomic interval carries:
- a CDS encoding antibiotic biosynthesis monooxygenase, with the translated sequence MMLLIIRMNVLSEKRTELSQTIASLSVSTRMEKGCKRCDFCQSIEDENKFFLLEEWDTQEHLSFHMKSDNFKVIRGAMNLLQEPYEETFHNVYRPAMMEKI
- a CDS encoding CsbD family protein encodes the protein MKSSRRDKTEGKFHQMKGKAKQVAGQISDNPKLEAEGAVEKIAGKIQEKRGQVKKVFGK
- a CDS encoding transport-associated protein; protein product: MKTIYRRVVMIVAVIALLALSMPVQASQMDERIESSAKNSYVFRTYLHNDDIDILSDDGAVSLTGTVSEESHKSLAEETVADLPGVKSVDNKLEVKGESPAEFSDAWITSKVKTMFLFHKNVSAMTEVSTKDGIVTLRGKAANEAQKELTTEYARDVEGVKGINNEMTVTKIAKKRTLGEKIDDASITAQVKSTLLYHRSTSALNTKVKTRRGVVTLYGKAKSGAEKNLATKFANDVNGVKSVNNRMTIE
- a CDS encoding DUF3185 domain-containing protein — translated: MKTYTLIGIILIVIGIIALAYQGITYTTREKVVDIGPIQINADKTKTIPLPPILGGIALVGGIVLLVAGGKKS